In Tepidimonas taiwanensis, the following are encoded in one genomic region:
- a CDS encoding response regulator: MHSILAVDDSASMRKMVSFTLVGAGFQVVEAVDGVDAYEKAQKQRFDLVLTDQNMPRLDGIGLTRKLREHPQYATTPILILTTESSDQMKQAGRAAGATGWLVKPFDPNRLIEVIRKVIR; the protein is encoded by the coding sequence ATGCACTCGATCCTGGCCGTTGATGACTCCGCGTCCATGCGCAAGATGGTGTCGTTCACCCTGGTGGGCGCCGGCTTTCAGGTGGTGGAGGCGGTCGATGGCGTCGACGCCTACGAAAAGGCCCAGAAACAACGCTTCGACCTCGTGCTCACCGACCAGAACATGCCGCGGCTGGACGGCATCGGCCTGACGCGCAAGCTGCGCGAGCACCCGCAGTACGCGACGACGCCGATCCTGATCCTGACGACCGAGTCCAGCGACCAGATGAAACAGGCGGGCCGCGCCGCCGGTGCCACCGGCTGGCTGGTCAAGCCGTTCGACCCCAACCGGCTGATCGAGGTCATCCGCAAGGTGATCCGCTGA
- a CDS encoding hybrid sensor histidine kinase/response regulator has product MNALRLLHLEDNPVDHGLLLRALRRAEVDADVVLVDTLEAFQAAFAPPAPAIDAVLADYHLQGFSGMEAWEWLRGAGHDTPFILVSGAIGEATVADAMVRGVSDYVDKAQLTRLPHVLQRALELAATRRAQAEAARELAASRQRLLELTEHLQTSIDRERADIAREIHDDIGGALAAVKLDLAWLARRLTDEEALGHVRSALAMAEHALGASQRIMRNLRPAVLDQGLMPALQWLTRTFAERTGLEVVLRGAVRAALSARQEMVAYRTVQEALTNVLKHAQARRVVIDVSDLEGHLTIEIADDGRGASAPELTKERSFGLLGLRERAQSVGGWLDVVTAPGQGMTLILSVPLDGAVSTKQEEDDA; this is encoded by the coding sequence GTGAACGCGCTGCGCCTGTTGCACCTGGAAGACAACCCCGTGGACCATGGGCTGCTGCTGCGCGCCCTGCGCCGTGCCGAGGTCGACGCCGACGTGGTGTTGGTCGACACGCTGGAGGCGTTCCAGGCCGCGTTCGCGCCGCCCGCGCCGGCGATCGACGCGGTGCTCGCGGACTACCACCTGCAGGGTTTTTCGGGCATGGAGGCGTGGGAGTGGCTGCGCGGCGCGGGGCACGACACGCCCTTCATCCTGGTGTCGGGCGCCATCGGCGAGGCCACCGTCGCCGACGCGATGGTGCGCGGGGTGAGCGACTACGTGGACAAGGCGCAGTTGACGCGCCTGCCGCACGTGCTGCAGCGGGCGCTGGAGCTGGCCGCGACGCGCCGCGCGCAGGCCGAGGCCGCGCGCGAGCTGGCCGCGTCGCGCCAGCGGCTGCTGGAGCTGACCGAACACCTGCAGACGAGCATCGACCGCGAACGCGCTGACATCGCGCGCGAGATCCACGACGACATCGGCGGTGCGCTCGCTGCGGTCAAGCTCGATCTGGCGTGGCTGGCGCGCCGCTTGACCGATGAAGAGGCGCTCGGGCACGTGCGCTCGGCGCTGGCGATGGCCGAGCACGCCCTGGGCGCGAGCCAGCGCATCATGCGCAACCTGCGGCCGGCCGTGCTCGATCAGGGGCTGATGCCGGCGCTGCAGTGGCTCACCCGCACCTTTGCCGAGCGCACGGGGCTGGAAGTGGTGCTGCGCGGCGCGGTGCGCGCGGCGCTGTCGGCGCGGCAGGAGATGGTGGCCTACCGCACCGTGCAGGAGGCGCTGACCAACGTGCTCAAGCACGCGCAGGCGCGGCGCGTGGTGATCGACGTCAGCGACCTGGAAGGGCACCTGACGATCGAGATTGCCGACGACGGGCGCGGGGCGTCGGCGCCGGAGCTGACCAAGGAGCGCTCGTTTGGCCTGCTCGGTTTGCGCGAGCGCGCGCAGTCGGTCGGTGGCTGGCTGGACGTGGTCACCGCGCCGGGGCAGGGGATGACCTTGATTTTGTCCGTTCCGCTGGATGGCGCGGTGTCGACCAAGCAAGAGGAGGACGACGCATGA